The following nucleotide sequence is from Paracrocinitomix mangrovi.
TAGGGTTTTTTGTTGGTTGATATTCAGGATGTACCCAAGAACGACCTAGTTCAATTGAATGAGGCAGGTATTCTTTGATAAATTTCTCTGAAAAATTAAAGTAATGAGAAGTGGATAATTCATGCTGATCCGGGCTAATAGATTTTGCACAGTCAAAAAATCTATATCCACCTGTGATTACTTCATCCTCCGGATCCCATACTATTAATTGTTCGTAACACAATTCAGCAGTATCTTTTTCATCAATATCAAGGGGCTCGCCAGTTCCACCTCCTGCCATAGTAAAAGTCAATTCTCTTAATCTACCAATTTCTCTCATAACATTAGGAGAGTTATGGTGATTAACAATATAAACGAGATTGTCTCCTTTATTGGTTTTGCGAACCAATCTATCCTGATTCAGCTCCTTTTTTAGGATTGAGACATCTACAGGAGGGATGATATAGTCTAGATTTTTATTGGGCATTTAATCTTTTTTCAAATTATAAACCTTTGATTTCACCCATTGAGCCCATTCAATATCTTTTTTTGATTTGTCAAAAGTAGTGTAGGGTATGGGTTCGCCAAATCTCAAGGTAATTGTTTTGTTTTCCTGTTTAAACAATTCGTCTACCAAATATAACATTTCAATATTTGCTTTTACCCCTATTTTGCTTCTGAAATTAGAAAGGCGATAAAAAAACTTGGTTAATTCACCATCAATATGAACGGGAATTACATCTTTTTGGTACTTTCTTGCCCTGGTAACGAATGTTTTTTTCCATTCTAAATCCTTAACGATACCTTTTTTCTTTCTACTCACAAGACCTGCCGGAAAAACGAAAACCATCTGATCTGAAGCGTAAAGCTTATCAACATCTTCAAGTGCTTCTTTTGTATTTGTTCCGTGTTTATTAACACCCACAAACAAATCCCTTAAGTTTTCTAAATGCATTAACAAATCGTTCACAACAAACTTAAAATCCTTTCGATAGGGATAAACTTCAG
It contains:
- a CDS encoding GNAT family N-acetyltransferase, with amino-acid sequence MPNKNLDYIIPPVDVSILKKELNQDRLVRKTNKGDNLVYIVNHHNSPNVMREIGRLRELTFTMAGGGTGEPLDIDEKDTAELCYEQLIVWDPEDEVITGGYRFFDCAKSISPDQHELSTSHYFNFSEKFIKEYLPHSIELGRSWVHPEYQPTKNPRKGLFALDNLWDGLGAIVHNYPKMKYFFGKVTMYTSYNDEAKRAVLGFMKHYFPDKEKLVWPKNAIYTDVEQHEINQLVAGLDFKEGIKVLQKYCREREENVPPLINVYMQLSPTMKSFGTAENMDFGGVEETGILITVDDIYESKKERHLQGLE
- a CDS encoding 1-acyl-sn-glycerol-3-phosphate acyltransferase: MSDEKKEDKFIDVEHLIGSKNPKALKWTPKFLINYLKRKIHQDDVNSFILDHKGVNGYEFSVDVINKFKVKVEVEGLENLPKEGGVIVTLNHPLGGMDAMALITEVYPYRKDFKFVVNDLLMHLENLRDLFVGVNKHGTNTKEALEDVDKLYASDQMVFVFPAGLVSRKKKGIVKDLEWKKTFVTRARKYQKDVIPVHIDGELTKFFYRLSNFRSKIGVKANIEMLYLVDELFKQENKTITLRFGEPIPYTTFDKSKKDIEWAQWVKSKVYNLKKD